A portion of the Salmo trutta chromosome 1, fSalTru1.1, whole genome shotgun sequence genome contains these proteins:
- the LOC115207833 gene encoding tetraspanin-10, which yields MRRLQSMRWFCFPWLRRETAQTETSPLIPKTDTDRELSGVLQGTEESSTEEKGPEPGPNDGPGNQGRTREVEPRARSRPFSLRDCLLKYPLFFSNLLFTVLGLVVLALGLWGLINKESFAQEKIGQISTDPMLVFVMLGLVLSTLCLSGCVGALRENCCLLQVFSATVLLLVAAQVLAAIVAYSLQGQIEGYLRSGMLAAMVRYQDDLDLRFITDEIQIGLQCCGADNYRDWEVNMYYNCSAPGVLSCGVPATCCVDPLENGTVWNSQCGVGSQQLDEFSAQSVIFLGGCLGGMSRWIEQHTGLIGAVGIVLLGVQIITLFITTRLMDNIQCSKATR from the exons ATGAGGAGGTTGCAGTCCATGAGATGGTTTTGTTTTCCCTGGTTGAGGAGAGAGACCGCACAGACGGAGACCAGCCCACTCATACCAAAG acagacacagatagagagtTGTCAGGAGTTCTTCAGGGGACTGAGGAGAGCAGCACAGAAGAAAAGGGTCCAGAACCAGGACCAAATGATGGACCAGGGAACCAGGGTAGAACCAGGGAGGTAGAACCCAGAGCCCGTAGCAGGCCCTTCTCCCTGAGAGACTgccttctcaagtaccccctgttcTTCAGCAACCTCCTCTTCACAGTGCTAGGCCTGGTGGTCCTGGCCCTGGGCCTGTGGGGCCTCATCAACAAGGAATCCTTCGCTCAGGAGAAAATAGGACAGATCAGCACCGACCCCATGCTGGTGTTTGTGATGCTGGGCTTGGTGCTGTCTACCCTCTGCCTGTCAGGCTGTGTGGGGGCTCTGAGAGAGAACTGCTGCCTGCTCCAGGTCTTCTCAGCCACCGTGCTGCTCCTGGTAGCAGCCCAGGTCCTAGCGGCCATCGTGGCCTACAGCCTGCAGGGACAGATAGAGGGATACCTGAGGTCAGGTATGCTGGCTGCCATGGTGCGTTACCAGGATGACCTGGACCTGAGGTTCATCACAGATGAGATCCAGATAGGACTGCAGTGCTGCGGGGCCGACAACTACAGAGACTGGGAGGTCAACAT GTACTATAACTGCTCTGCCCCGGGGGTGCTGTCCTGTGGGGTCCCTGCTACCTGCTGTGTGGACCCCCTGGAGAACGGCACGGTGTGGAACTCCCAGTGTGGAGTAGGATCCCAGCAGCTGGATGAATTCTCTGCCCAGAGCGTCATCTTCCTGGGGGGCTGTCTGGGGGGCATGTCCCGCTGGATAGAGCAGCACACAGGCCTGATAGGAGCCGTGGGTATCGTCCTACTGGGGGTTCAGATCATCACTCTGTTCATCACCACACGACTGATGGATAACATCCAGTGCAGTAAAGCTACAAGATAA